A genomic window from Brevibacillus agri includes:
- a CDS encoding DUF2627 domain-containing protein — translation MIVQKVIALLIMVIPAAIAMYGIKLIRDAFFYSTAPDVSFLWGKLILGVLAFAIPVLFIAGFILHHERKKNRVQPRFMIREAEDDE, via the coding sequence ACAGAAAGTCATTGCCCTCTTAATCATGGTCATTCCGGCTGCGATTGCCATGTACGGGATCAAGCTGATCCGCGACGCCTTTTTTTATTCGACGGCACCCGATGTCAGCTTCCTGTGGGGAAAGCTCATTCTCGGCGTCCTTGCTTTCGCCATTCCCGTCTTGTTTATTGCCGGGTTCATTTTGCACCACGAACGCAAAAAAAATCGGGTACAACCCCGCTTCATGATTCGCGAGGCAGAAGACGACGAGTAG
- a CDS encoding UDP-N-acetylmuramyl pentapeptide phosphotransferase gives MAAHAVILALFSALVLPLVLQRPMLSFCSQILAKKRMTRPNYRGEPVLTAGGLVLVASMAVTILVQLLLLALAGAPREVLVQGLLLACGMAAMACWGWIDDKAGDRITKGFRGHFGALLRERRVTSGMGKLIGGGLTAVSVSLFVSAGFWPWLVACGLLAISPNILNLFDLRPARAIKVFWLLVSLAAIGSVSGGTTGEPSAVWLFLLPVLVATVLFFPHDAGGRIMLGDTGANALGFAIGYTYATATPLSWQAAFLCGFVALQVAAEFVSFSQVIEQKAWLKRLDEWGR, from the coding sequence GTGGCTGCACACGCCGTGATACTCGCGCTTTTCAGCGCACTCGTGTTGCCGCTCGTCCTGCAGCGTCCCATGCTCAGTTTCTGCTCGCAGATTCTCGCCAAAAAGCGCATGACCCGGCCCAATTATCGCGGCGAGCCAGTGCTGACTGCAGGCGGTCTGGTGCTTGTGGCGAGCATGGCCGTGACGATTCTCGTCCAGCTTCTGCTTCTCGCGCTTGCAGGCGCTCCGCGCGAGGTGCTGGTGCAAGGCTTGCTGCTCGCCTGCGGAATGGCGGCGATGGCGTGCTGGGGCTGGATCGACGACAAGGCTGGTGACCGGATCACGAAAGGATTTCGCGGCCACTTCGGCGCGCTTTTGCGCGAGAGGCGCGTGACGAGCGGGATGGGCAAGCTGATTGGCGGCGGGCTGACGGCTGTCAGCGTATCGCTGTTCGTTTCGGCCGGCTTCTGGCCGTGGCTGGTCGCTTGCGGCTTGCTGGCGATTTCCCCGAACATCCTGAACCTGTTTGATTTAAGACCGGCGCGCGCGATCAAAGTGTTTTGGCTGCTCGTGTCGCTGGCTGCCATCGGGAGCGTTTCGGGGGGGACAACGGGGGAGCCGTCTGCGGTCTGGCTGTTTCTTCTGCCGGTTCTCGTCGCGACGGTTTTGTTTTTTCCGCACGATGCAGGCGGCCGGATCATGCTCGGGGATACCGGAGCGAATGCGCTCGGCTTTGCCATTGGCTATACATACGCGACGGCGACGCCGCTGTCTTGGCAAGCCGCCTTCCTGTGCGGCTTCGTCGCGCTTCAGGTCGCGGCCGAGTTCGTCTCGTTTTCGCAGGTCATTGAACAAAAAGCGTGGCTCAAAAGGCTGGACGAGTGGGGAAGATGA
- a CDS encoding glycosyltransferase family 2 protein: MKKVSVIIPAYNEADAIGATLRAIRERLFCHELIVVDDGSEDETAALAKKWADLVITVPRNRGKGAAVQLGWQRANGDVVMLLDGDLRESAAEAEHLLAPVMEDACDMAIAILPSPRQKAGMGLAKGLAHRGIKWLTGFEASAPLSGQRAIRRDLLQKLGKIDKGFGIEVGLTVDALRAGYRIREVPVGFFHRETGNDWRGYSHRGKEFVAIGRTLCTKWWEGKPWLHTP; this comes from the coding sequence GTGAAAAAAGTTAGCGTCATCATTCCTGCCTACAACGAAGCCGACGCGATCGGAGCGACGCTGCGAGCGATTCGCGAACGGCTTTTCTGCCATGAGCTGATTGTCGTCGACGACGGCAGCGAGGACGAGACGGCTGCTCTCGCCAAAAAGTGGGCCGATCTCGTCATTACCGTGCCGCGCAACCGGGGCAAAGGCGCTGCCGTCCAACTCGGCTGGCAACGGGCAAACGGCGATGTCGTCATGCTGCTGGATGGCGATTTGCGCGAGAGTGCGGCAGAGGCCGAGCATCTGCTTGCCCCTGTGATGGAGGATGCCTGCGATATGGCGATCGCGATTCTGCCTTCCCCGAGGCAAAAAGCGGGAATGGGTCTGGCAAAAGGGCTGGCTCATCGAGGGATCAAGTGGCTGACGGGCTTTGAGGCCAGCGCGCCCTTGTCCGGTCAGCGGGCCATTCGCCGCGACCTGTTGCAAAAGCTGGGGAAAATCGACAAAGGCTTCGGCATCGAGGTAGGTCTTACGGTAGATGCCTTGCGTGCAGGCTATCGCATCCGGGAAGTGCCCGTCGGGTTTTTTCACCGGGAAACGGGCAACGACTGGCGAGGCTACTCTCATCGCGGCAAAGAGTTTGTCGCCATCGGCCGGACGCTGTGCACAAAGTGGTGGGAGGGAAAGCCGTGGCTGCACACGCCGTGA
- a CDS encoding copper transporter: protein MISFRYHLITLAAVFVALGVGILLGGTAGHPWFSEGAQEILAKMEAKYDRALKSNHDLKQQINRLLQEVEQRNQEVVHMMAMRYGNDLAGKKVYVWQDTDKEAKEITRLMHSVGINVVAYERGGTWEDGLLLVVAGQPPPWLEQRTGTGKWLLVEQVPDSLAKQWALLEKVQQTMTEMRVAREKS, encoded by the coding sequence ATGATTTCTTTTCGGTATCATCTGATTACGTTGGCAGCCGTATTCGTTGCGCTTGGCGTCGGCATCCTGCTGGGAGGAACGGCGGGTCATCCGTGGTTTTCTGAGGGCGCCCAGGAAATTTTGGCGAAAATGGAGGCCAAATACGACCGGGCGCTGAAAAGCAACCACGATTTGAAGCAGCAAATCAATCGGCTGCTGCAGGAAGTGGAGCAACGCAACCAGGAAGTCGTCCACATGATGGCGATGCGCTACGGCAATGATCTCGCAGGGAAAAAAGTGTACGTCTGGCAGGATACAGACAAGGAAGCCAAAGAGATTACCCGGCTGATGCATTCGGTAGGCATCAACGTCGTCGCCTATGAACGGGGCGGGACTTGGGAGGACGGCTTGCTGCTTGTGGTCGCGGGCCAGCCGCCGCCATGGCTGGAGCAGCGGACGGGTACGGGCAAATGGCTGCTGGTGGAGCAGGTGCCGGATTCGTTGGCCAAGCAATGGGCCTTGCTGGAAAAGGTGCAGCAAACCATGACAGAAATGAGGGTCGCGCGTGAAAAAAGTTAG